GCTGCTCGACGTAGCGCAGAACCCGCTCCTTGTGGCGTGGCTGGGTGGTGCGAATGAAATCGCTGCAGCGGATGCCGAGCCGCGCAAACGCGGCCTCGAAGGCGGCAGCATTGCGGTCGGCCCACGCCTGCGGCGTGACGCCGTGGGCGGCGGCCGAATCGACCACCTTGGCGGCGTGCTCATCAGTGCCCGTGAGAAAGAACACGTCATCGCCCTGCAGGCGGTGGAAGCGAGCCATGACATCTGCAATCGTGGTCGTGTACGCGTGGCCTACGTGGGGCCGGTCGTTCACGTAGTAGATGGGGGTCGTGACGTAGTAGGTTCTGGGGGCGCTCATCGCTAGGTGCTTGCGACGAGAAGCCCCCAGGTTCCTCCGCGCCCCTGACGAACCCCTTCGTGTGCAGACGCGAATCGACGGCTTCTGTCCGGACGGTCGGCTCCGGATCGATGGCACGGCCACAGGGCCCCTGGCAGGCCTCACCTTTGCCGTGAAAGACGTCATCGATCTCGCCGGATGGCCTACCTCGGCCGGAAACCCGGACTGGCAGCGAACCCACCCGCTGCCCACGACCACCGCGCCGTGCGTGCAGGCCCTCATCGACAGCGGGGCGAGCGTGGTCGGCAAGACCATCCTCGACGAGATGTGCGCCAGCATGAGCGGCATCAACGTGCACTACGGTACCCCCATCAACCCCGCCGCGCCCGACCATCTGCCGGGCGGCTCATCGAGCGGCTCCGCGGCAGTTGTGGGTGCGGGGCTCTGCGACTTCGCCCTCGGCACCGACACCTCGGGCTCGGTGCGCCTGCCGGCCGCCTACTGCGGCGTGTTCGGATACCGACCGTCCCACGGTCGCATCGACGCCTCTGGCGTGGTTCCGCTGGCCCCGAGCTTCGACACCGTGGGACTCGTGGCGAGCAGCGCGGCAGCGCTTGAGGCCGTGGCGCGGTGCAGCCTGCGTTCCGGTGCGCGCGAGGTCTCCTCTCCCGCGCGCACCCTCCTCGTTGCGGTCGACGTGCTCGGCTGCGCCGACGCACAGGTGCAGGAGGTGATCTCGATCTGGCTGCGCCGCGTGAGGGGGCGCTTTGATGCGATACGCCTCGTGGAAGCCCACGGCGGCGACCTCTACACAAGCTTCCAGGCCCACTGCACGTTGGTGGCGCACGAATGCCAGGCCATCCATCAGCCCTGGATCGACGCCGTGCGCCCGACCTTCGGCCCCGACGTGG
The nucleotide sequence above comes from Pseudomonadota bacterium. Encoded proteins:
- a CDS encoding amidase, with protein sequence MGALIARCLRREAPRFLRAPDEPLRVQTRIDGFCPDGRLRIDGTATGPLAGLTFAVKDVIDLAGWPTSAGNPDWQRTHPLPTTTAPCVQALIDSGASVVGKTILDEMCASMSGINVHYGTPINPAAPDHLPGGSSSGSAAVVGAGLCDFALGTDTSGSVRLPAAYCGVFGYRPSHGRIDASGVVPLAPSFDTVGLVASSAAALEAVARCSLRSGAREVSSPARTLLVAVDVLGCADAQVQEVISIWLRRVRGRFDAIRLVEAHGGDLYTSFQAHCTLVAHECQAIHQPWIDAVRPTFGPDVGNRFRPGEGPPPAEEVATASRVRDALRARTSALVGPETVVLLPSTFTVPPPVETPLDALTRVELLSIACGCLASLTGLPQVTAPWASANGLPVGVSLLGPQNGDEGLLALVREIDEALDASTPSP